In one Winogradskyella sp. MH6 genomic region, the following are encoded:
- a CDS encoding DUF3078 domain-containing protein, producing the protein MNRKLLLSAFLMFAITFGFSQTKEELEAQKAEKQAEADKFQAEANAIQAQIDALPGWRVGAFGTIGGSLSNFNNWYAQGTPNNVSGNIGITVNAFANKIEDKYFWRNALTTNLNWVKLDDKDNGTDADKDFNPTTDVFNLSSLYGQRLNQKWAISGLAEYRTTLLDNFNDPGYLDLGFGATWTPIENLVVVIHPANYNFVFSSGDTVFDSSFGAKIVADYTRQIGAINFKTNFSTFQSYKDGDLSNWTWTNSFGYTLWKMIGVGFDFALRSNKQEAANAQGVALGDADNKLQSYYTIGLSYKF; encoded by the coding sequence ATGAACAGAAAATTACTTTTATCGGCATTCTTAATGTTTGCCATAACTTTCGGATTCTCTCAAACAAAAGAGGAATTAGAAGCTCAGAAAGCAGAGAAACAAGCTGAGGCAGATAAGTTTCAGGCTGAGGCTAATGCCATACAAGCACAAATCGATGCGCTACCAGGTTGGAGAGTAGGGGCTTTTGGTACAATTGGTGGAAGTTTATCTAACTTTAACAATTGGTACGCACAAGGAACACCTAATAATGTTTCAGGTAACATTGGGATAACGGTTAATGCATTTGCGAATAAAATTGAAGATAAATATTTTTGGAGAAATGCTTTAACAACTAATCTTAACTGGGTAAAATTAGACGATAAGGATAATGGTACAGATGCTGACAAAGATTTCAATCCAACAACAGATGTTTTCAACCTTTCTTCTCTTTATGGACAGAGATTAAATCAAAAATGGGCCATTTCTGGTTTAGCTGAGTATAGAACAACATTATTAGACAATTTTAATGACCCAGGATATTTAGATCTTGGTTTTGGTGCTACATGGACTCCTATAGAAAACTTAGTTGTGGTTATACATCCTGCCAACTACAATTTCGTATTCTCTAGTGGAGATACCGTATTTGATTCATCATTTGGAGCAAAAATTGTGGCAGACTACACCAGACAAATTGGTGCTATAAATTTCAAAACTAACTTCTCTACATTCCAAAGTTATAAAGATGGTGATCTTTCTAACTGGACATGGACAAACTCATTTGGTTATACCTTATGGAAAATGATTGGTGTTGGTTTTGATTTTGCTTTAAGAAGCAACAAGCAAGAAGCTGCAAATGCACAAGGTGTTGCTTTAGGTGATGCCGACAATAAATTACAGTCTTATTACACAATTGGTTTAAGCTACAAGTTCTAA